A single Sodalis-like secondary symbiont of Drepanosiphum platanoidis DNA region contains:
- a CDS encoding cytochrome o ubiquinol oxidase subunit IV: MSFLIKKKINILHIILSSILILIPFFFNKSKIFTKNEMIFIILLCLSLYIIMHSIFFFKLTYKKNKILNLIFFIFSILIFIILITGSVWIMYHLHDNLINYEIK; this comes from the coding sequence ATGTCATTTTTAATAAAAAAAAAAATAAATATTTTACATATTATTTTATCTAGTATTTTAATATTAATTCCATTTTTTTTTAATAAAAGTAAAATTTTTACAAAAAATGAAATGATATTTATTATATTACTTTGTTTATCTTTATATATTATAATGCATTCAATATTTTTTTTTAAATTAACTTATAAAAAAAATAAAATTTTAAATTTAATTTTTTTTATTTTTTCAATATTAATTTTTATTATTTTAATTACAGGATCTGTATGGATTATGTATCATTTACATGATAACCTTATTAATTATGAAATTAAATAA
- a CDS encoding cytochrome c oxidase subunit 3 encodes MLNKNINKKNCNNSFISKNTSESSIKIFGFWIYLMSDFIIFAALLATYSVLRNGIYNGPSEIKIFNCNKVVIETFILYFSSISYDISMSYSKENKNKKVQIWLLITLILGCFFIFIETNELYSLIIKGFIPSKSAFLSSLFVLLITHGIHLIIGIIWIILVFIKILYYGLTKTNKTKLKCLSLFWHFLDIIWMCIYSIVYMIGVT; translated from the coding sequence ATGTTAAATAAAAATATTAATAAAAAAAATTGTAATAATTCTTTTATAAGCAAAAATACATCAGAAAGTTCTATTAAAATATTTGGATTTTGGATATATTTAATGAGCGATTTTATTATATTTGCTGCTTTGTTAGCTACATATTCTGTATTAAGAAATGGAATTTATAATGGTCCTTCTGAAATAAAAATATTTAATTGTAATAAAGTTGTAATTGAAACATTTATTTTATATTTTAGTAGTATAAGTTATGATATATCAATGTCTTATTCTAAAGAAAATAAAAATAAAAAAGTTCAAATATGGTTATTAATTACATTAATTCTTGGATGTTTTTTTATTTTTATTGAAACAAATGAATTATATTCACTAATTATTAAAGGATTTATTCCAAGTAAAAGTGCATTTTTATCTAGTCTTTTTGTATTATTAATTACTCATGGAATTCATTTAATTATTGGTATAATATGGATAATTTTAGTTTTTATAAAAATTTTATATTATGGTTTAACTAAAACTAATAAAACTAAATTAAAATGTTTAAGTTTATTTTGGCATTTTTTAGATATAATATGGATGTGTATATATTCCATAGTATATATGATAGGAGTTACTTAA
- the cyoB gene encoding cytochrome o ubiquinol oxidase subunit I: MFGKLTFNSIPYHEPIIMITFFIIFIIMSLLIGYITYIKKWKYLWNEWFTSVDHKKIGIMYIIVAFIMLFRGFIDALMMRAQQFLASNHTNGFLSSHHYDQIVTVHGVMMIIFMATPLILAIMNLIIPLQIGARDVAFPFLNSLSFWLFVAGAILINISLFVGEFAETGWVAYPPLSGKEYSPGVGVDYWIWSIQIASIGTTLTGINFLTTILKMRIPNMSMMSMPVFTWTILCTSILIITAFPILTVTITLLTLDRYIGAHFFTNDMGGNMMLYINLFWAWGHPEVYILVLPVFGIFSEVVSTFSKKPLFGYKSLVWATLSITILSFCVWLHHFFTMGSGANVNAFFGIMTMIIAIPTGVKIFNWIFTIYRGRIILNSCMLWTIGFIITFSIGGMAGVLLAIPGIDFMLHNSVFLVAHFHNVIIGGVVFGCFAGINYWFPKVSGFILNDKWGKRAFWFWIIGFYIAFMPLYILGLMGMTRRLSQNIDFLFHKPLTIAAIGTVIIFIGIICQIIQIFVSFRDKKNNLDITGDPWNGRTLEWSTSSPPPFYNFSVIPKIINKKDAFWEIKKNYKNFKKIKYSYKSILMPKNTNMGIIFSFFILIFGFSMVWNIWWLSIISFIITTLIFIIYSFYEDSHNVISIKKIKKIENKLFLKN; the protein is encoded by the coding sequence ATGTTTGGAAAATTAACATTTAATTCTATTCCATATCATGAACCTATTATCATGATTACTTTTTTTATAATTTTTATTATTATGAGTTTATTAATAGGATATATTACTTATATTAAAAAATGGAAATATCTTTGGAATGAATGGTTTACTTCAGTTGATCATAAAAAAATAGGAATTATGTATATAATAGTAGCATTTATAATGTTATTTAGAGGTTTTATAGATGCATTAATGATGAGAGCTCAACAATTTTTAGCTTCTAATCATACAAATGGATTTTTATCATCTCATCATTATGATCAAATTGTTACAGTTCATGGTGTTATGATGATTATTTTTATGGCTACACCTCTTATTTTAGCTATAATGAATTTAATTATACCATTACAAATTGGAGCTAGAGATGTTGCATTTCCATTTTTAAATTCTTTAAGTTTTTGGTTATTTGTTGCTGGAGCAATTTTAATAAATATTTCTTTATTTGTTGGAGAATTTGCAGAAACTGGTTGGGTAGCATATCCTCCATTATCTGGAAAAGAATATAGTCCAGGTGTTGGTGTTGATTATTGGATTTGGAGCATTCAAATTGCTAGTATTGGAACAACATTAACAGGAATAAATTTTTTAACTACAATTTTAAAAATGCGTATACCTAATATGTCAATGATGTCTATGCCAGTTTTTACTTGGACAATTCTTTGTACAAGTATATTAATAATTACAGCTTTTCCTATATTAACTGTAACTATTACATTATTAACACTTGATCGTTATATAGGTGCTCATTTTTTCACTAATGATATGGGTGGGAATATGATGCTTTATATAAATCTTTTTTGGGCTTGGGGACATCCAGAAGTATATATATTAGTACTTCCAGTATTTGGTATATTTTCAGAAGTTGTATCTACTTTTTCTAAAAAACCTCTTTTTGGTTATAAATCTTTAGTATGGGCTACATTATCTATAACTATTTTATCTTTTTGTGTTTGGTTGCATCATTTTTTTACAATGGGATCTGGAGCTAATGTTAATGCTTTTTTTGGTATAATGACAATGATAATTGCTATTCCTACTGGAGTAAAAATTTTTAATTGGATATTTACAATTTATAGAGGTCGTATAATTTTAAATTCATGTATGTTATGGACTATTGGATTTATAATAACATTTTCTATTGGTGGAATGGCTGGTGTATTATTAGCAATACCTGGAATAGATTTTATGCTTCATAATAGTGTATTTTTAGTAGCTCATTTTCATAATGTAATTATTGGTGGAGTAGTATTTGGATGTTTTGCTGGTATAAATTATTGGTTTCCTAAAGTTAGTGGATTTATTTTAAATGATAAATGGGGTAAACGTGCTTTTTGGTTTTGGATAATAGGTTTTTATATAGCTTTTATGCCTTTATATATCTTAGGATTAATGGGAATGACACGTAGATTAAGTCAAAATATTGATTTTTTATTTCATAAACCATTAACTATAGCAGCAATTGGTACAGTAATAATATTTATTGGAATTATATGTCAAATTATACAAATATTTGTTAGTTTTAGAGATAAAAAAAATAATCTTGATATTACAGGAGATCCATGGAATGGAAGAACTTTAGAATGGTCTACTTCATCACCACCTCCATTTTATAATTTTTCAGTTATTCCTAAAATAATTAATAAAAAAGATGCTTTTTGGGAAATTAAAAAAAATTATAAAAATTTTAAAAAAATAAAATATTCTTATAAATCTATTCTTATGCCTAAAAATACTAATATGGGTATAATATTTTCTTTTTTTATATTAATTTTTGGATTTTCTATGGTATGGAACATTTGGTGGTTATCAATTATAAGTTTTATAATAACAACATTAATTTTTATTATATATAGTTTTTATGAAGATTCTCATAATGTTATATCTATAAAAAAAATAAAAAAAATTGAAAATAAATTATTTTTAAAAAATTGA
- the cyoA gene encoding ubiquinol oxidase subunit II has product MRFKKYKNFLKKIFILSITIFLFGCNNLIIMNPKGIIAIKEKTLMITVMLLMLTIVVPVILMTLIFVFKYRESKNSSLYDPNWSDSKKIELIIWIIPFFMILFLANLTWKSTHDLDPNKPIEPYKKYIRIQVISLDWRWLFIYPKQKIATINELVFPKNTPIKFELTSNSVMNSFFIPGLGGQIYTMAGMNSVLNLMSNTKGIYKGMSSNFSGKGFSNMKFKVIVTKNTDIFNKWIKKVKLSSNYIKNIFDYEQISLPNENTSIKYFSLVKDNLFQIVIKKFH; this is encoded by the coding sequence GTGAGATTTAAAAAATATAAAAACTTTTTAAAAAAAATATTTATATTATCTATAACAATATTTTTATTTGGATGTAATAATTTAATTATAATGAATCCAAAAGGAATAATAGCTATAAAAGAAAAAACATTAATGATTACAGTAATGTTATTAATGTTAACAATTGTAGTTCCTGTAATTTTAATGACTTTAATATTTGTATTTAAATATAGAGAATCTAAAAATTCTTCATTATATGATCCAAATTGGTCTGATTCAAAAAAAATAGAATTAATTATTTGGATAATACCTTTTTTTATGATTTTATTTTTAGCAAACTTAACATGGAAATCTACTCATGATTTAGATCCTAATAAACCTATTGAACCTTATAAAAAATATATACGTATTCAAGTAATATCTCTTGATTGGAGATGGCTTTTTATTTATCCAAAACAAAAAATTGCAACAATAAATGAATTAGTGTTTCCTAAAAATACTCCAATTAAATTTGAATTAACTTCTAATTCAGTAATGAATTCTTTTTTTATTCCAGGATTAGGAGGACAAATATATACTATGGCTGGTATGAATTCAGTATTAAATTTAATGTCTAATACTAAAGGAATATATAAAGGAATGTCTTCTAATTTTAGTGGAAAAGGATTTTCTAATATGAAATTTAAAGTTATAGTAACTAAAAATACAGATATATTTAATAAATGGATTAAAAAAGTAAAATTATCTTCTAATTATATAAAAAATATATTTGATTATGAACAAATTTCTCTTCCGAATGAAAATACTTCTATAAAATATTTTTCTTTAGTAAAAGATAATTTATTTCAAATTGTTATAAAAAAATTTCATTAA
- the tuf gene encoding elongation factor Tu translates to MSKEKFQRKKTHINVGTIGHVDHGKTTLTAAITTVLSKKYGGNAKSFDQIDNSPEEKERGITINTSHVEYDTYNRHYAHVDCPGHADYIKNMITGAAQMDGAILVVAATDGPMPQTREHILLARQVGVPYIIVFMNKCDMVEDEELLELVEMEVRELLSRYDFPGDTTPIIRGSALKALEGNKIWFNKIIELSDILDKYIPNPVRLIDQPFLLPIEDVFSISGRGTVVTGRIERGIIKIGEEIEIVGLKDTIKSTCTGVEMFCKLLDEGRAGENVGILLRGTKRDDVSRGQVLSKPGSIKPHIKFESEVYILNKDEGGRHTPFFKGYRPQFYFRTTDVTGDIELPENIEMVMPGDNIKMIVKLIAPVAMDEGLRFAIREGGRTVGAGIVTKIIN, encoded by the coding sequence ATGTCTAAAGAAAAATTTCAACGAAAAAAAACTCATATTAATGTAGGAACTATAGGTCATGTTGATCATGGTAAAACTACTCTTACTGCTGCAATTACAACAGTATTATCTAAAAAATATGGAGGTAATGCTAAATCTTTTGATCAAATAGATAATTCACCAGAAGAAAAAGAAAGAGGAATTACAATTAATACATCTCATGTTGAATATGATACATATAATCGTCATTATGCACATGTTGATTGTCCAGGACATGCTGATTATATTAAAAATATGATTACAGGTGCAGCACAAATGGATGGAGCTATATTAGTTGTTGCTGCTACAGACGGACCAATGCCACAAACACGAGAACATATTCTTTTAGCTCGTCAAGTTGGAGTTCCTTATATTATAGTTTTTATGAATAAATGTGATATGGTAGAAGATGAAGAACTTTTAGAATTAGTAGAAATGGAAGTTAGAGAATTATTATCTAGATATGATTTTCCAGGAGATACTACACCTATTATAAGAGGATCTGCATTAAAAGCACTAGAAGGTAATAAAATTTGGTTTAATAAAATTATAGAATTATCTGATATTTTAGATAAATATATTCCAAATCCAGTAAGATTAATAGATCAACCATTTTTATTACCTATAGAAGATGTTTTTTCAATATCTGGAAGAGGAACAGTTGTTACTGGTCGTATAGAAAGAGGAATCATAAAAATTGGAGAAGAAATAGAAATTGTTGGATTAAAAGATACTATTAAAAGTACATGTACTGGTGTTGAAATGTTTTGCAAATTATTAGATGAGGGTCGAGCTGGAGAAAACGTTGGTATTTTATTAAGAGGAACAAAAAGAGATGATGTTTCTAGAGGACAAGTTTTATCTAAACCAGGATCTATTAAACCTCATATAAAATTTGAATCTGAAGTTTATATATTAAATAAAGATGAAGGAGGAAGACATACTCCATTTTTTAAAGGATATAGACCACAATTCTATTTTAGAACAACAGATGTTACAGGAGATATTGAATTACCTGAAAATATAGAAATGGTTATGCCAGGAGATAATATAAAAATGATTGTAAAATTAATAGCTCCTGTAGCAATGGATGAAGGTCTTAGATTTGCTATTAGAGAAGGTGGTCGTACTGTTGGTGCAGGTATTGTAACAAAAATAATAAATTAA
- the secE gene encoding preprotein translocase subunit SecE, with amino-acid sequence MNFKYKKKEKNIDIIKLIFIIIFNICIATICKIKEINFILQFITIISIFFIELYIFIKTFYGKIFISFVHKSLIETKKIIWPSSRDTLNTTIVIFIVTLLVSIILWILDTILIYIISIIIQLRF; translated from the coding sequence ATGAATTTTAAATATAAAAAAAAAGAAAAAAATATTGATATTATAAAATTAATTTTTATTATTATATTTAATATTTGTATAGCAACAATATGCAAAATTAAAGAAATAAATTTTATTTTACAATTTATAACAATAATTTCTATATTTTTTATAGAATTATATATTTTTATAAAAACTTTTTATGGAAAAATATTTATATCATTTGTACATAAATCATTAATAGAAACAAAAAAAATAATTTGGCCATCTTCTAGAGATACGTTAAACACTACCATTGTTATATTTATAGTAACTTTATTAGTATCAATTATACTATGGATACTTGATACTATTTTAATATATATTATATCTATAATAATTCAATTAAGGTTTTAA
- the nusG gene encoding transcription termination/antitermination protein NusG gives MSETNKKKWYVIQVFSGFEGRVAQSLKEHIKLNKMENMFGQILIPTEEIIEIRAGQKRKSERKFFPGYVLVHMIMNDSSWHLVRSVPKAMGFVGCKTENPLPISNKEVDSIMHRLEQIGDKPRPKILFEPGESIRVKDGPFSDFNGVVEEIDYDKSRLKVSVSIFGRSTPVELNFNQVEKL, from the coding sequence ATGTCTGAAACAAATAAAAAAAAATGGTATGTTATTCAAGTTTTTTCTGGATTTGAAGGACGAGTTGCACAATCTTTAAAAGAACATATAAAACTTAATAAAATGGAAAATATGTTTGGACAAATATTAATTCCAACAGAAGAAATAATAGAAATTAGAGCTGGACAAAAAAGAAAAAGTGAAAGAAAATTTTTTCCTGGTTATGTATTAGTTCATATGATTATGAATGATTCTAGTTGGCATCTTGTTAGAAGTGTTCCAAAAGCTATGGGATTTGTAGGTTGTAAAACTGAAAATCCACTTCCTATAAGTAATAAAGAAGTTGATTCAATTATGCATCGTTTAGAACAAATAGGTGATAAACCTAGACCTAAAATATTATTTGAACCAGGAGAATCAATAAGAGTTAAAGATGGTCCATTTTCTGATTTTAATGGTGTAGTAGAAGAAATAGATTATGATAAAAGTAGATTAAAAGTATCAGTATCTATTTTTGGAAGATCAACACCTGTTGAATTAAATTTCAATCAAGTTGAAAAATTATAA